The DNA sequence CCAAGCACCCCTTGGAAATTACTGCCTCCAGTAACCTAATTGACAATGAAAGCATGACTGTctgcacttgggctttcacactggagtgacaggagaggtgctttgcaggcactatttttagcgctttagcgtctcagtgtgaaagtagcctaatacagtgatcagtgctaaaaaatatgcactatcactgtactaatgacactgactgggaaggagttaacatcagaggcgatcaaagggttaattgtgtttaGCCAGTCATTCTATGTACTATGGGAAGTGCATTTGCTAGGTGAAGACATGGATCCTTTTCCtcgctttgcaggaacacaggttcactgccttccctactgacagaatggcgatctgccttgtttacataggcagaacgccGTTCTCCCTCAGTACCGAAGGATTGGTGGGTGGGTGACATAGAGTCCACGGTACCAGgcgatcagctcctgctgtgtataattgCAACAGGAGTGGGCCACCGGCGGCGCACATGCATGCTCCAGACCCAGAAGTTTAAGTAGTAGGTACATGATCCTACGCAGCAGTGTCACTTTACcaccgtatatgtaagttatatggtcggcaagtggttaaaacttggACTGTCCCCGTTGAATCatccgaatttcaatccatctgtaCCCAGCCCTAGACTTTAAGCAAGAGAAGAAGGAGAACTTTAATGAGAACACCAGTAAAAAAAAAGCGCTCAGTggagttagtgttactaaacccacaacagtaaaatcagtctgtttatgcagtaaagcatgattgatatactcactgtggaacctccgcattgtgtaatcctgtttgatcctgtcttctctgatcctccccttccactgtcctcaatccatctcctgatagaacagagccttgggagcactctgcatatgctcagtttggtgtgtattgctagagggttttttttttttaagggagagtgcatgtgagcagcacagggccaatcagcactgtccagacagagggtcaggggtcctggatcctgataggacagctcagtgcagaatGACTGCtagtgagaaaaggtatttagcagtttatatttactaaaacgactgcatttccatgttctgtgtactgtgggagaccagatatagtgaatgcagggtcctgggtttagtaacactttaaggccagTGAGTGTAACCAAGTGACAGAAAGAAAGGCCTGTGTTTTCTGGCTTTTGTCCATGGTCCCCCCCCCCTTATAGAGGTTTAAGAGAAAcgcaaaagcagcttgaagcatCTCAGAAGAAGATCAACTGCACATCAAATGCCTGACAATACATTTTAAAGGATCTCAGACATGCttcaaactgatgtcaaaagcaTGCGTTTGCTCATTAATACAAACCCTAATATAGAGGAAGAATGggcaggaaaaaaggaggatcgggtaagtaaatcttCCTTTCAGTGTTCTCTAGAACTAAAGAGAagattaacccttgcagtgtgggctgCAGGGGAAAATGTTCACGTTTACCAGAGTcaggctttaaagaggaagtaaactctcccactctgatgcttttcatttagtccattatatttGGTaattatcatagttacatagtaggtgaggttgaaaaaagacacaagtccatcaattccaacctgtgtgtgtgcttttatgtcattcttacattgtatatccctgtatgttgcggttgttcaggtgcttatctaatagtttcttgaaactatcgatgctccccgctgagaccaccgcctgtggaagggaattccacatccttgccgatcttacagtaaagaaccctctacgtagtttaaggttaaacctcttttcttctcattttaatgagtgtctacgtgtcttgttaaactcccttctgcgaaaaagttttatccctactgtggggtcaccagtatggtatttgtatattgaaatcatatcccctttcaagcgtttcttctccagagagaataagttcagtgcttgcaacctttcctcataactaatatcctccagaccctttattagctttgttgcccttctttgtactcgctccatttccagtacatccttcctgaggactggtgcccagaactggacagcatactccaggtgcggccggaccagtctTGAACTCAAACtgtatcaaactatagccactgtaatccagctcAAATCGCACATTACTTActttttaaagaaactttaaataaTCTAGGTTCCAGGGGTAAAGCAGCGCCATCTTagctattgttttctgagtccacagtagagtgtattacCGCCCTTACAtggagcacttcctgtactgttaaccaagcctctgTCTcgatccaacgtttctatggcaaccctgcttccctgctcatagccgACTTGTTTTATTTCACAGCATTAACTTGTGCCATTTATCTAGGGTTTGCCTATGTCAGCCttagcttcagctgataagactgcagtataCAGTCTGATGCCcaggtttacactccatgtgatgtcacatggggtgtagcAGGAAGCTCTGAATGATtctgcagtctcgtgggatttcagtgttgtgccgcagggagtcctgataatagacagacaagcacacagagcaTGCCATGAATCAGGGGAAATATGAGCATGCGTGACGTCATTCTAAGGAACAAAatggattacaacaatactaagcaagtaaggagatatctacaggCAGTGTTCATTAAGGTTTTTTTATGCTTATTTacatgggataaagttgtgggggagagtttacagccactttaatgccTTTAGTAGAGATCAAAATTTCAAgtcttgagctactagccaggccttaagggttactcgccaccagttgccccacccaacccctaccctgcccctaattccgcctctaaacacgccctcataaattatctcatgaaatgacacttaaatgttttatgcaaaattaagttacaaaaataaatattaacaactttatctgcACCCaacagtgcagcgtgacctgtgcccaacagtgcagcctcacctgtgcccaacaataccGCTTTACCTGTgcaggagaagggagaggaagaggattgccggccggatcatcacagagcggggaacatcgctgtaacagctttcatttgaattgccgagTGTTCCCCtcgctcgctgtcacatacagaccctcctcctggcccaggtactttgatagacagaacacccgtCCAATGCCAGGATCTGCGACATATATCAAAGTACCTGGGCTATGAGGCAGGGCTGTATGTAATGGCGAGCGTGGAGAACACtgagcaattcaaatgaaagctgttacagtgatgatccagccagctctctcttcccctgggcgatcgctgggagaagggcTCCCATTCAACTCCGCCTGCCAGTGGTGCTTGCCCCCACCCCTCTCTGAGGCAACCCCACACTCTCCAGCAATAattttccactcacaaaatgcggGTAGGCGAGTGGAGATTTTGAGGGCTGCCTTTAGTATTTAGAAATCAGCGGATCCATAAAATCTGGTAACACACctctttgtgctttttttttttttttttcctgcaatctgATTTAAAACACTAGTGTATTGGAGTTTTCCTAATTCTTtaatttttctttctgttttttttttaggatgttaAGCTGCATCCAGCGTTTCTGCAGATGGCCACCATGCCACTTCATAAAGCAAAGAAGCACAACCTTAGTCACATTTTTTTCTGAGGGAAAATATATAAAAGGTTCTGCTCCTGCAAGATCATTATTTACATCTCCTTGTTTACAGAAACCTCAGCAATCAGGATCTACAAAGGTTCCTCTTACCTTGCGCACAAGGTTGCTTATAAGCATTGCTATTGGCGGAGCTGCTGTGGGAGCATGGCGCTATTTGCAGtgggaaaaagaagagagaaagaagctGGATCGAATAAAGCAACTTCAAAACATAGCTGTTGGACAAGGAGACTTCAATCTTCTAGACCACAATGGGCGACCATGCTCCAAAAAAGACTTACGAGGGAGCTGGGTATTGATGTACTTTGGTTTTACACATTGTCCTGATATTTGTCCAGATGAACTGCAGAAACTGTGCTCTGTTGTGTCTCTGCTTGAAAAAGAGCCCACAGTGCCCCCGGTTTTGCCAGTTTTTGTAACTGTTGATCCAGAACGTGACAATGTGGAAGCACTGGCAAAGTATGTTAGTGAATTTCACCCACGACTCAAGGGATTGACTGGCAGCCCAGATCAAGTGAAAGCAACAGCACAGGCCTATCGCGTTTACTACAGCGCTGGACCTGCTGATGAGGATAATGACTACATTGTTGATCACACAATTATCATATATTTGCTAAACCCAGATGGATTGTTTACAGACTATTATACCCGTACTAAAAATGAACAGGAAATAGCAGAGAGTGTGAAAAAGCACATAAAGACCTACAAGTCAATATTCAGCTGAAACAAAATGTACCACTGTATATGACAAATCGgggggagaattactaaaactggagcactcagaatctggtctagctgtgcattgtagctaatcagcttctaacgtcagcttgttcaattaaccttttaacaataaaacttggaagctgattggtttctctgcacagctgcaccagattttgcacgctccacttttagtaaatctcccccattgtgcttCTGGCTATGTACAAATAAAcagaagcacaaaaaaaaaaaaaatctgagagaaATATGATGCCTGCCATTACtgatctccttttgaaaatgctagctgcctggatTTTAGGATCAGGAGCTTGCACAGTATTGCTAGTCAAGTCAGtgtcatgctgcgtacacacgagcggactttacggcagacttggtccggaggaccggagtccgtcggataattagatcgtgtgtgggctccagcggacttttttttgccaaaagttcgacagacctagaaatgaaacctatttcaaatctttccgacggactggagtccggtcgaaaagtccgctcgtctgtatgcttgaCCGAAGGACAAAAACCgccgcaagggcagctattggctactggctatcaacttccttgttttattccgatcgtacgtcatcacgtacgaatccgtcggactttggttgatcgtgtgtaggcaagtccgttcattcagaaagtccgtcgtaaagtccgccagacccagtccgtcgaaaagtccgcccgtgtgtacgcggcatcagactaCCAGTCTCTTAACATTTTCAGAAAGTGGTCAGCAGTAGCATCCCTTGTAATTCTCTCAGTAGGTGTTTCCTATAAAGCATACCTTTTACTCTTCCTACATTTTCTAAAGTATTCTTCTTCCTAGATATTAGGCAGCATCAGCTGTTAAATGGACATATTCATGTCTATTTCCCTTTTCAGCACAGTCATGATTGCTAAGCAGAGGGACAcagttgaagctgaactccaggcgatCTACACCATTAACATACACATATTGGACCTATTTTAACTGCCAAGCAATTTATATTTCTCTCTGTCTATTCTGAGATTTGCATTCCAGTTGATACAGCCAGACTGTCGcccttcccttttttctttaaCTACTTCAGTTAAGCAACAAATGAAGGTCACCTCCCCGCCTGCGATTGGACAGTGAATGAACGGCAGCAGACTAGGGAGGTCATCTATATACCCTCTCCCCTTGTCAACAGATGTAAAACTCCTATTGCACTGTGAATGCTGCTGTACAAAAGGCTGATACCTGATCAAATCCAGGTATTTCCATCAGTTGTATTTAAAATAGTATTTGTCTATCTGCAGTTCAGTTTTAACTAAATGTACCACACGGAAGCTAATGTTACCTGGTGTCCAGGAGGGAGTTTACTTTAGCAGCATAACAGAGATGACAAGCTTGTTCTTTAAAAAACAGATGCCATTAAATTAAATCCTGTGAAAAATTTTGCATTATTTGATTTATATACATTATACATAAAAAGGTGCATTTAAATAGTCATTACAATTTTTGTAACCTGTGGTTAATTGTATTTATTTCTCTCCACACTGAGCTGATGTGTTCTGGCTCATTTATTAATTAGGAAAACCACATTGTGGAAAAGTCTGATCTTACTGTAATTTAGATTTAATGAGCCTTTACATTTCATGCACAAATTGTGTAGGTGCCAATTTACAGAAAAGAAAGCCTTTCACAAATGTGGAGAACTTTTATATTTCTATAGTAACCAGATGATTTGTTTCACTTACCtagccacttcagctctggaaggtttacccctcccccttaatgactaggccatttttttgcgatacattactgtattgctttaactgacaattgtgcgatcgtgcgacactatacccaaatgaaagttATGTTccttatg is a window from the Aquarana catesbeiana isolate 2022-GZ linkage group LG03, ASM4218655v1, whole genome shotgun sequence genome containing:
- the SCO2 gene encoding protein SCO2 homolog, mitochondrial; amino-acid sequence: MLSCIQRFCRWPPCHFIKQRSTTLVTFFSEGKYIKGSAPARSLFTSPCLQKPQQSGSTKVPLTLRTRLLISIAIGGAAVGAWRYLQWEKEERKKLDRIKQLQNIAVGQGDFNLLDHNGRPCSKKDLRGSWVLMYFGFTHCPDICPDELQKLCSVVSLLEKEPTVPPVLPVFVTVDPERDNVEALAKYVSEFHPRLKGLTGSPDQVKATAQAYRVYYSAGPADEDNDYIVDHTIIIYLLNPDGLFTDYYTRTKNEQEIAESVKKHIKTYKSIFS